From one Lolium rigidum isolate FL_2022 chromosome 4, APGP_CSIRO_Lrig_0.1, whole genome shotgun sequence genomic stretch:
- the LOC124649910 gene encoding uncharacterized protein LOC124649910, with protein sequence MEVVNGATAEEGRKPLSEMVDDCVQRWFQDTLKEARRGDSAMQVLVAQMYNSGYGIPRNEHKGRQWMEKASRYRSSVWKVGTKRPGYNASDSDSDDGNDDINQ encoded by the exons ATGGAGGTCGTCAACGGCGCGACGGCCGAGGAAGGGAGGAAGCCGCTGTCCGAGATGGTGGACGACTGCGTGCAGCGCTGGTTCCAGGACACGCTCAAAGAGGCGCGCCGCGGCGACAGCGCCATGCAGGTGCTCGTCGCGCAGATGTATAACTCCGGCTACGGAATCCCCAGGAACGAGCACAAG GGAAGACAATGGATGGAGAAGGCATCAAGATATAGGTCTTCGGTCTGGAAGGTCGGCACAAAACGTCCAG GATATAATGCTAGTGACTCtgattctgatgacggaaatgaTGATATCAACCAATAG